The following are encoded in a window of Candidatus Poribacteria bacterium genomic DNA:
- a CDS encoding Gfo/Idh/MocA family oxidoreductase, producing the protein METYRVAILGCRGRGTAASRAYHAHPRTEVVALCDLVQERLDTLGDELGVAARFTDLDEMIVRTQPDLVAIPTGTEFHYPLCMRVLEHGVHIEVEKPMCVDLEGTTAVMAKAKEKGVRVAVHHQGRVGALMRAMHKAFTKGAIGELRYINSRGKAYYGGLGLMNIGTHQLNNMLKFAGHCRSVSAVALTDGHSITPEDVVPSPLGMGTIAGESITATLHFDNGVTANLLQHRFPGGTNPVMEIVGTEGKLFGSACLLIKGGAWHLSQPVYIPEGKPDQWEPLEPVYPEHYDRSSPAKLDDYWFVEEYVSALDQDRDHECSGAEGHHIVDIMMGIFESAAYGKRVDLPQKCLEHPLLRWRREQDLAPPEPMPRDYTEWLAAEDQRLGRG; encoded by the coding sequence ATGGAAACCTATCGTGTCGCAATTTTAGGCTGTCGCGGACGGGGTACCGCCGCAAGTCGCGCCTATCACGCCCATCCGCGTACCGAAGTGGTCGCATTGTGCGATCTGGTTCAGGAACGACTGGATACCCTCGGCGACGAGTTGGGTGTAGCCGCCCGGTTTACTGACTTGGACGAGATGATTGTTCGGACCCAACCCGACCTTGTCGCTATCCCGACGGGAACAGAGTTCCATTATCCACTCTGTATGCGGGTGTTGGAACACGGCGTCCATATTGAAGTTGAAAAGCCGATGTGCGTTGACCTTGAAGGCACTACTGCGGTGATGGCGAAGGCAAAGGAGAAGGGGGTTCGCGTAGCTGTACATCATCAGGGGCGCGTTGGTGCACTCATGCGGGCAATGCACAAGGCGTTCACGAAAGGGGCGATTGGCGAACTCCGTTACATCAATAGTCGTGGAAAAGCCTATTATGGTGGTTTGGGATTGATGAACATCGGTACGCATCAACTGAACAATATGCTCAAGTTTGCAGGACATTGTCGCAGTGTCTCCGCCGTCGCGCTGACCGATGGTCATTCCATCACGCCCGAAGACGTTGTCCCGTCACCGCTGGGTATGGGAACGATTGCGGGAGAATCGATCACCGCTACGCTGCACTTTGACAACGGTGTCACTGCGAATCTGCTGCAGCACCGTTTTCCGGGTGGTACGAATCCGGTGATGGAAATCGTCGGCACCGAAGGCAAACTATTCGGTTCGGCGTGTCTGCTCATCAAAGGCGGCGCGTGGCATCTGTCTCAACCTGTCTACATTCCAGAGGGGAAGCCTGACCAATGGGAACCGTTGGAGCCTGTCTACCCGGAACACTATGATCGCTCAAGTCCAGCCAAGTTAGATGATTACTGGTTCGTTGAAGAGTACGTTTCCGCCTTAGACCAAGACCGAGACCACGAATGCAGCGGTGCAGAGGGGCATCACATCGTGGACATTATGATGGGAATTTTTGAATCGGCGGCGTATGGGAAACGGGTTGACCTACCCCAAAAATGCCTTGAGCATCCACTACTCCGATGGCGACGCGAACAGGATTTAGCACCACCTGAACCGATGCCCCGTGACTATACCGAGTGGCTGGCGGCAGAAGATCAGCGACTCGGGCGGGGATAG
- a CDS encoding mandelate racemase/muconate lactonizing enzyme family protein: protein MKIEQIEIYPLEAKLSKPFGWSQRWTDARMQTVVKITADDGTYGWGESGDARAMEFLAPLLIGKNPRRTETMWQMLYELGYQGHGFAGSQTLAISAFDMALWDIAGKVAGLPVCELLGGGVRDRIPVYATGLYYTEDDFPDALTEEALGYAEAGFTGMKMKIGGKPIDEDIERVYHLREALGPQTHLMVDANEAYSPTTAVMVAQKLADADLMWFEEPCGSYNDGGNLLVQQLGLMPIAGGESLKSRYEFAERLASRMFDIIQPDIAIAGGVSEMFKLGHMANAFGVHFNPHFWGTGISLSATLHVLACQPSNPPSDCPEPYINQSVMEFDRTPHPIRENLTDPIFGQVDSHIPVPTTPGLGIEVIEEEAHRFLGWGLTAPIRVSA, encoded by the coding sequence ATGAAGATTGAACAAATCGAGATATATCCGCTTGAAGCAAAATTATCGAAACCATTCGGCTGGTCTCAGCGATGGACAGACGCACGGATGCAAACCGTGGTAAAGATCACCGCTGATGACGGGACGTACGGTTGGGGCGAAAGTGGTGACGCACGGGCAATGGAGTTTCTCGCCCCACTGCTTATCGGCAAAAATCCTCGACGCACAGAGACAATGTGGCAGATGTTATATGAGCTTGGATATCAAGGTCACGGTTTTGCAGGGTCGCAGACGCTTGCTATCAGCGCATTTGACATGGCGCTGTGGGATATTGCCGGAAAAGTCGCCGGGTTGCCGGTGTGTGAGTTGCTAGGCGGTGGTGTACGTGACCGCATACCTGTGTACGCCACCGGACTCTACTACACGGAGGACGATTTTCCAGATGCTTTGACCGAAGAAGCGCTTGGATACGCTGAGGCAGGCTTCACGGGAATGAAAATGAAGATCGGTGGCAAGCCAATTGATGAAGATATTGAGCGGGTATATCACCTTCGTGAGGCGCTTGGTCCGCAAACACATCTTATGGTGGACGCAAACGAGGCTTACAGCCCAACAACGGCTGTTATGGTGGCTCAAAAACTTGCTGACGCAGACCTGATGTGGTTTGAAGAGCCGTGTGGATCTTACAATGATGGGGGCAATCTGCTTGTTCAACAATTGGGGTTAATGCCAATCGCCGGTGGCGAAAGCCTAAAATCGCGGTATGAGTTTGCCGAACGCCTCGCTAGCCGTATGTTTGACATTATTCAGCCGGACATCGCCATCGCCGGCGGAGTGTCAGAGATGTTCAAGCTCGGTCACATGGCAAATGCCTTTGGCGTCCACTTCAATCCGCACTTTTGGGGCACTGGTATTAGCCTGTCAGCGACACTGCACGTGTTGGCTTGTCAGCCATCGAACCCACCCTCCGACTGTCCTGAACCGTACATCAATCAATCTGTTATGGAGTTTGATCGGACACCCCACCCGATTCGAGAGAACCTCACTGATCCGATTTTTGGTCAGGTAGATAGCCACATCCCAGTTCCGACAACCCCAGGGCTAGGGATCGAGGTGATTGAAGAAGAAGCACACCGGTTCTTGGGCTGGGGACTGACTGCCCCGATTCGAGTTAGTGCATGA